Sequence from the Gracilinanus agilis isolate LMUSP501 chromosome 6, AgileGrace, whole genome shotgun sequence genome:
ATGGGTTCAATCATTCATGGGATGGCAGCCAAAAGAGCAACTTGAGGGAAAGCGCAGAAGTTCGGCTCCCGACCATAAGTGGTCTTCTTCCCACCGGTAAACTCACCATCAAGACCGGCAGTTCACCTCTGAGGCCAGGAAACTACCAGTACAGCTAAAGAAAAAACATGCCTTGTTTTTCCTAGCATTGACACCAGCATTGACACCAGAGCAAAAGAAAGAGCTCTCTGATATAGCTCGAAGAATTGTTGCTCCAGGCAAGGGGATCCTGGCCGCAGATGAGTCCACAGGCAGCATTGCAAAGTGGCTGCAGTCCATTGGAACtgagaacacagaagaaaatcgcCGCCTTTATAGGCAGTTACTTCTGACAGCAGATGATCGAGTGAACAACTGCATTGGAGGTGTCATCCTTTCCCATGAGACGCTCTACCAGAAAGCTGATGATGGTCGTCCctttcccaaagtcataaagGCCAAGGGTGGTGTTGTGGGCATCAAGGTGGACAAAGGTGTAGTGCCCCTGGCAGGGACCAATGGGGAGACCATCACCCAAGGTCTGGATGGGCTAGCTGAGCGCTGTGCCCAGTATAAGAAGGATGGGGTTGACTTTGCCAAGTGGCATTGTGTACTGAAGATTGGGGAAAATACACCTTCTCCACTTGCCATCATGGAGAATGCCAATGTGCTGGCCCGATATGCCAGCATTTGCCAGCAGAATGGCATTGTCCCCATTGCGGAGCCAGAGATCCTCCCTGATGGAGAACATGATCTGAAGTGTTGCCAGTATGTCACCGAGAAGGTTCTGGCTGCTGTCTACAAAGCTTTGAGTGACCACCATATCTATCTGGAGGGGACCTTGCTGAAGCCTAACATGGTCACTCCTGGCCATGCTTGTACCCAGAAATATTCACATGAGGAGATTGCAATGGCAACTGTAACTGCTCTTCGCCAGACTGTGCCTCCTGCAGTCACTGGTATCACCTTCCTGTCTGGGGGTCAGAGTGAGGAGGATGCCTCCATCAATCTCAATGCCATCAACACCTGCCCCTTGCACAAGCCATGGGCCCTGACCTTTTCTTATGGCCGAGCCCTGCAGGCATCTGCCCTCAAGACCTggggtggaaagaaggaaaatgtccAGGCTGCCCAGGAGGAATATGTTAAGCGGGCCTTGGCTAATAGCCAGGCTGCTCAGGGCAAGTATACTCCGTCTGTAAAGTCAAGAGCTGCAGCCAGCGAGTCCCTCTTTGTCTCTAACCATGCCTACTAAGTCAAGGCCTTCCATCTGGGTATGCCCTAACACTCTAGGCCATCCCTCACAGCCCAGGAAGAGGCTGAGATCCCAGAGCTTTGTGCTGACCTCTCCCATCACTCCTAACTTGTGTGGTGTTGTTGCTCAGTGGTGAATCTAGTGACCCCTCCTCGGCCCACTTTTTCCAATAAACAActatttaacaacaacaaaaaaagagcaaCTTGAGTTTTGTGtctgaatttccttccttcccaatttCACTTTAGAAATTTTTGTGCTCTAGATGTATGCGTTTGCCACTTTCCCCAGAGCAGACGGTTTATTAGAAGGGCAAATCTGCAATAATATGGTGGTATTTCAGGGAAAGGCTATGCAAAATCTCTAAGAGGGTAATTCTCTAAGGTTCTATTACAACCCCTTAACAACATGTTTCAAAACTCCTGGTGAAAGACATCCTATCAAGATCCCAGGCATAGAAAGGGGCACTGAGAGTGAAGAGTTTAAATAGTTATAGCTCAATTGCACTTAATTTATTTCCCCCTACCTCACCAATTCTCAAAATCTACATTCATTTTATAGTCTTTTCTTATCCATTTCACAATAACTCAGGAATAGAAGCAATCTTAAATGTTCTCTAATGTAATCCATAACTAAGCAGGAATCACCCTTACAATAATGTCAATTTTCCAATTCTGTCGTTCAAATTTACACTGAGGTCTATCATTTCCTCTAAGAATAAGAATCCCATATCCAATTATATAGCAATCCCTGCTTCCATCTCTGAACAAATAGTTGAACTACTTATTTCACCTTACGAAAAGTTTTGGCCTTATGATTGACCTTTGATGCTCCTTAGTCTATTAATTGGAAGTCTAGTTATATACTGATATATCTGCTGTGTAATTTACCCAGGCTCTTTTGGCATGATTGAATGCCTGTAACACATTTTCTTCTGGTCGTCTGTGGATGTCTTCATTTCTGACATTGTATCAAAGAGAGGTTTTTATATCATTCTTTGCATTGCAACCTTCCAtgctattctttatttttttaaacccttaccttctgtcttggaagcaatataaaatattggttccaaggcagaagagaggtaaaggctaggcatttgggattaagagCCCAAGGGTTACACaacttgaaagtgtctgaggccagatgtgatctctggacttcctgtctccacaGGCCTGGTGTTCTTTCCATTcaaccacctagttgtccttcaTGCTATACTTTAGAAGAAGGTACaaggaaaaaggcaaaaagtACACAGGACCCAACAGTTCCAGGGAATTGTGCCAGCTTGTTTGTAGACTATAAGGAAAAATAACTGGGCCTTGATCAGTCAATCATGAGGAGTTTACTGGGTCTGATCAACTGTCTTCAAACAAAGACTCAACAAGTGATTTCATGAGGTCATTTGCGGAACTCTTCACTGGATTATAGAACCTGAATCCACTGGTCTCCTCAACAGATAAGAGAATCGAGGTAGGTTCTTGAGAAGTTAGATGAATAAATCACACAAATAGCTAGTGACACAGACGGGATTTAGCCTAGGCTTTACCTATTACACTGCTAACTCCAAAACCATTTTATGCCATTGAGAACAATCTTataatagatatattatataagtattataattatatatgcatattgtatataatgttaGTTTCTACCTTGTTTGCTGTAGCGAGAATGACCTAATATTCTTTACATTATTCTTTGAGTTTCCTGGTTGTATGGATATGCTTGACAGTAGAGACCAAGAGGAAAATATACCAGTTTACAATTGATAGAATTCTCTATGTACATTTGAGAAGAATGATTTCTATGAATAGCTTGTAAATTGATGAAAGAAGAATCATGAAGTGACAGATAAATGTTGAGATCTTCCAGGTAACCTTTGGGAAATAGAACAATTTAGCAATATCTTCCAAGTCTAAAGGATGTGGCCACTTAATAGGCAAGAAATATTCCTTCCCAGTACTGATAAATGTCTCCATATTTTCCTCACAAGGGACAGTTAAATTAAGTAGCAAAATGCATAGAGAGAATgctgccagatctggagtcaggaagattcctcttcttgagttcaaatcttatctcagatatTTGCCagtttatgtgaccctgggcaagtcccttaaccccgtttgcctcagttcctcatctgtaaaatatggtgggaaggaaatggcaaaccactgcattatctttgccaagaaaaccccaaataggttcaTGAAGTATCAGTTGCAACTGAACAAGTACAATAACTAACTCTCCTCAAAGGATCTACCTGAGCCTATGCAAAGGAAGAAAAGTCAACTGTCAGAatgggttttcttgggaaagaaaaaGGTGTTCTACTTTCCCCAGCCCCATTTCTATTTATTGCTTCCTGTTCACCTCAGGTATATCAGTTCACCTATTCTTCTCAATTTCTCTGGTTTTCTACCAGAACTTAAAATGCAATTCCCAGCATTAACATTGAGAGGCAATGTGTCATAAAGAATGGAGCACTGAGTCTGGGAAATGtggtttcaaatcccactttggacacttactagcccATATTAcctgggaaaatgaggaaaattaacaggattattgtgaggttcGAATGTGATAtgtaaagtgatttataaactttaaaacactgtTAAAGAAAAGGGAGATGGACTTGATGACTTCTGAGCTTCATTTCTTCccgctctaaatctatgatccttggtgccaatgggaagggggaaaaaaatcccaatCTGACATTCTGAAACCCTTGTAAGGATTTTATGATCTAGGAATGCATCAAGTATAGCAGGAAATTCTTTATAAGAACTTACCCAAAGTCTAAAGAGGTGACGCCTGGACAAAGGTCAGAATGCTTTTGTTTAAACTTTCCTGGCACATATCAACATATGTTTCTACACTGGGTCTTAAGTAATAGAGTTCAGAGGGCTATCCTGCGATGACATCAGAGCCAAAAAGGCAGAGCAGGTTTCAGTATCAGTCATTAGCTAAAGAAATTCTTAAGAGCAACAGTGACACATTAGCCACATATGTAAATGATGGACATTGAAATATTTCAACCTCAGCGAACACGTCTACTACATAAACACCTACCTGAGAAAAAAACTCTGGATGGGGGAGCCTGGCTTGACCTAATTCCAGAAGGCTCTTGTGCACAAAAGACAtgagaaaagcattttaaaaccTGGGATCTGCATTTTCTTCTGTCAGATTGGCATGTGGGAGCATCTAAATTTAAAGAAGCCTAGGTGCCATTTTCCCAAGCACCATTTATGCCTTGAAGTTCATTCTCTTACTTCTCTAGAAATTTTGACAAGAGATGTAGCTTTCTTTGTGATGatgttttgggttttcttgttGAGGGAATGGATGGCTTACTCTATGATTTCTATCTCATGGTTTGAAAACTCTCTCTACTTGTCTATGATTCAGCAACTTGTCTATTCCTtccagtcttagagagttgcctggcaTGCTAAGAGGTTAATTAACTTAAATAGGAATATAccagtgacttgtctaaggccacCTAGctaaatacaaaaaagagacaGATTACTGTTCCAGAAAGATTCTTCAgatcaaaatactaaaaaaacCAGCTATGTCTCCCCAAAATGGAAGCAATAGAACAATGTGATATACATTTCTTGTAGAGAATCcagttttaaaaaccaaacagatcAATTCTTTCAGCTAGCTCTCTATGGCCCTCACTAGAAGGTACTACATTGTTAAAGAAAGTCCCAAAAAATCAAATGTGTAAAAGAGAGATAGCAGAAACAAGTTTGTACAAAGTACACAAGGAGAAAGTCAGATTTCAATTTTCCACTTGGGGTATTGGTTCCTCAGTATTCAAATGGTCCTGTAACTTTGGTAGTTTCATCCAAGAAGGCTACCTAGAGAGCAAAACCTATTCAGACCTGTTCATCTTAGAAGATTCCTGTCAAAGTCCTCCCACAAGTTCAGATGGACCCTGagctttctttgttgttgtttttttcctgacatcTCTGAGCTGAATGGATCACAGTGGCTGTCTGCTTGTCCTCATTCTTCCTCCACATGGGACAAGATCTATTATAGTTTCCTAATGACATGGTATAGCCCTGTTCTTTTTGTTTCTGAATATTCTATTTTAATGTCAGCTAACTAGGAGACAGGCTTGTAGAACCAATGAAGCACTTGGGGATGAAGGAAAAGAGGTTtactgaaaatggaaaaagaaaagcttaAGTCTTTACATTTTAAGACTAAAAGGATTACAGGGAGGATATGCTTTAGACTTAGAAAATTTCAATATATGCCTGCCAGTCTTATGGTTTGTTCTGACCCTCCAAGCCTCTTCAGCATGactagataaagcatttattgagcctttttaatacaaaaaagtagaaatgagttcaaatctggcagcAGACACTCCTTGGCAATTTGACCCTGGGCAGTTCACTtaccacccattgcctagcccttaccactattctgatatatttttttttaattttttaaaaaatactggcAGAAAGAAAGCTCTGCTTTCAAGGTTCTTATATTCAAATATGAGAAagatgttattgtttttgtttgtccttAGA
This genomic interval carries:
- the LOC123252299 gene encoding fructose-bisphosphate aldolase A-like, encoding MAELHFFIFSPKYFPKFPIMTESTTIFSITEDHNFALTPALTPEQKKELSDIARRIVAPGKGILAADESTGSIAKWLQSIGTENTEENRRLYRQLLLTADDRVNNCIGGVILSHETLYQKADDGRPFPKVIKAKGGVVGIKVDKGVVPLAGTNGETITQGLDGLAERCAQYKKDGVDFAKWHCVLKIGENTPSPLAIMENANVLARYASICQQNGIVPIAEPEILPDGEHDLKCCQYVTEKVLAAVYKALSDHHIYLEGTLLKPNMVTPGHACTQKYSHEEIAMATVTALRQTVPPAVTGITFLSGGQSEEDASINLNAINTCPLHKPWALTFSYGRALQASALKTWGGKKENVQAAQEEYVKRALANSQAAQGKYTPSVKSRAAASESLFVSNHAY